A genomic segment from Gossypium hirsutum isolate 1008001.06 chromosome D04, Gossypium_hirsutum_v2.1, whole genome shotgun sequence encodes:
- the LOC107926076 gene encoding probable galactinol--sucrose galactosyltransferase 5: MAPSLTKVSSGVSGLVDGHNNQSLISLEGSNFIANGHVFLTDVPANITVTPSPYVSTTDKSIPSVGSFVGFDTVESDSRHAVPIGKLKNIKFMSIFRFKVWWTTHWVGSNGSDLENETQMVILDRSDSGRPYILLLPLIEGPFRASLQPGTDNNVDVCVESGSTKVAAASFRSVVYVHVGEDPFILVKDAMKVIRTHLGTFKLLEEKTPPGIVDKFGWCTWDAFYLTVHPQGVWEGVKGLVDGGCPPGLVLIDDGWQSISHDEDPITKEGMNCAVAGEQMPCRLLKFQENYKFRDYVSPRSLANGSTNMGMGAFIKDLKEEFNTVDFVYVWHALCGYWGGLRPNVPGLPETKVIKPELSPGLKKTMEDLAVDKIVNTGIGLVPPEMADQLYEGIHSHLENVGIDGVKVDVIHLLEMLCENYGGRVDLARAYYKALTDSVKKHFKGNGVIASMEHCNDFMFLGTEAICLGRVGDDFWCTDPSGDPNGTFWLQGCHMVHCAYNSLWMGNFIHPDWDMFQSSHPCAEFHAASRAISGGPIYISDTVGNHNFALLKRLVLPDGSILRCQYYALPTRDCLFEDPLHDGKTMLKIWNLNKYTGVIGAFNCQGGGWCRETRRNQCFSEFSHTVKAEMNPKSIEWNSGKNPISIEDVQVFAMYFSQSKKLVLSKPAENMEISLKPFDFELITVSPVTVFGRKSVQFAPIGPVNMLNAGGAIQSLAFNESSVRIELKGAGEMRAFASDKPTACKIDGKDVGFEFENNMVVVHVPWPAPSGLSTLEYLF; encoded by the exons ATGGCTCCAAGCTTGACGAAGGTTAGTTCTGGTGTTTCAGGCCTAGTTGATGGCCATAACAACCAGTCATTAATCTCACTGGAAGGCTCAAACTTCATTGCCAATGGCCACGTTTTTCTCACTGATGTCCCTGCTAACATCACTGTTACTCCTTCCCCTTATGTTTCCACCACTGACAAATCAATTCCCAGTGTTGGATCCTTTGTAGGGTTCGACACTGTTGAATCCGACAGCCGCCATGCTGTTCCCATTGGGAAGCTGAAGAACATCAAGTTCATGAGCATTTTCAGGTTCAAAGTCTGGTGGACCACTCATTGGGTTGGTTCCAACGGGAGCGACCTTGAAAACGAAACTCAAATGGTGATCCTCGATAGATCAGACTCCGGCAGGCCTTATATCCTCCTCCTCCCTCTCATCGAGGGCCCTTTCAGGGCTTCGCTTCAGCCCGGAACAGACAACAACGTCGACGTTTGTGTCGAAAGCGGCTCGACGAAGGTGGCCGCAGCCAGCTTCCGGAGTGTTGTTTACGTTCACGTCGGCGAAGATCCGTTCATTTTGGTGAAGGATGCCATGAAAGTGATTAGGACTCACCTTGGAACCTTCAAGTTGTTAGAAGAGAAAACCCCACCAGGGATCGTGGACAAATTTGGTTGGTGCACGTGGGACGCATTTTACCTTACCGTGCACCCTCAAGGTGTTTGGGAAGGTGTGAAAGGTCTTGTCGACGGTGGGTGCCCACCAGGGCTGGTGTTGATTGATGATGGGTGGCAATCCATTAGCCATGATGAGGACCCCATCACTAAAGAAGGCATGAATTGTGCCGTGGCCGGGGAGCAAATGCCATGCAGGCTCTTGAAGTTTCAAGAGAATTACAAGTTTAGGGACTACGTTAGCCCAAGGAGTTTGGCTAATGGTTCCACTAATATGGGCATGGGTGCCTTTATCAAGGACCTTAAGGAGGAATTCAACACTGTAGACTTTGTTTATGTGTGGCATGCCCTGTGTGGATATTGGGGTGGTTTAAGGCCTAATGTCCCTGGATTGCCGGAAACCAAGGTTATTAAGCCGGAATTGTCTCCGGGATTGAAGAAAACGATGGAGGATCTTGCCGTCGATAAGATTGTCAATACAGGTATTGGATTGGTGCCGCCGGAGATGGCTGATCAACTTTATGAAGGAATCCATTCTCATTTGGAAAATGTTGGAATTGACGGAGTTAAAGTTGACGTGATTCAT CTGTTGGAAATGTTGTGTGAAAACTATGGTGGAAGAGTTGATCTTGCAAGAGCTTATTATAAAGCTTTAACAGATTCAGTTAAAAAGCATTTCAAAGGCAATGGTGTTATTGCCAGTATGGAACACTGCAACGATTTCATGTTTCTTGGAACAGAAGCCATTTGTCTTGGTCGTGTCG GGGACGATTTTTGGTGCACTGATCCATCAGGTGACCCTAATGGGACATTTTGGCTCCAAGGTTGTCACATGGTGCACTGTGCTTACAACAGTTTATGGATGGGCAACTTTATCCACCCTGATTGGGACATGTTCCAGTCCTCCCACCCTTGTGCTGAGTTCCACGCTGCTTCAAGGGCCATCTCCGGTGGCCCAATTTACATCAGCGACACCGTTGGCAACCACAACTTTGCTCTCCTCAAACGCCTCGTTTTACCCGATGGTTCGATCCTCCGCTGCCAGTACTACGCTCTTCCAACCAGGGATTGCCTATTTGAGGACCCTCTCCATGATGGCAAAACCATGCTCAAAATCTGGAACTTGAATAAG TATACTGGTGTGATTGGCGCATTTAACTGCCAAGGAGGCGGATGGTGCCGAGAAACTAGAAGAAACCAATGCTTTTCCGAGTTTTCGCATACGGTAAAGGCCGAGATGAATCCAAAAAGCATTGAGTGGAACAGTGGAAAGAACCCAATTTCCATTGAAGATGTCCAAGTATTCGCCATGTATTTTTCTCAGTCCAAGAAACTAGTCCTCTCAAAACCGGCTGAAAACATGGAAATCTCGCTGAAACCATTCGATTTCGAGCTTATAACCGTATCGCCGGTCACTGTGTTTGGTAGAAAATCAGTCCAATTCGCCCCTATTGGACCAGTGAACATGCTGAATGCCGGTGGTGCCATCCAGTCATTAGCCTTCAATGAAAGCTCAGTTCGAATTGAATTGAAGGGAGCCGGTGAAATGAGAGCCTTTGCTTCGGACAAGCCGACAGCTTGCAAAATTGATGGGAAAGATGTTGGGTTTGAGTTCGAGAACAACATGGTCGTTGTTCATGTTCCATGGCCAGCTCCTTCTGGTTTATCCACATTAGAGTATCTGTTTTAA
- the LOC107926067 gene encoding protein tfg-1, which translates to MNTSQFMDKQIMDLTLSSSSPPHNSHKDFIDLMSHPQNEDNHYQFSGFSASSNGASKVEMFTDYDFEPIRPVSTSLDAAGVFSNPRSWSSIDSKAKNYGSLDSLEPAKGILDKDQSAFDTSILAEIDRTMKKHTDNLMHMMEKVSDRLTQLESRTRHLENSLDDLKVSVVNNHGSTDRKMKQLENILTEVQTGVHDLKEKQEIMEAQLQLAKLQVSKVDQPSETQNTVRTESVQQVASAPFQSHQQLPLAASFPQSLPSVPPPALPQPSLPPQVQHANQFPQSHVPSVPQQDPYYPPPGQTQETPSQQFPMPPTQQPQLPPATPPHQPYQPAPPPQYSQPPQPLQLQPSVGHHPEEAPYPPSQIYPPNLRQPPSQPPSGGPSSSQQYYGGPPQLREPSPSSRPGPGFSTGYIPQSGPSEPYAYGGSPSQYGSGNPMKMQQLPSSPMGQNSGSGYPQLPTAKILPHALPTASGVSGGSSPSGPGNRVPIDDVIDKVTTMGFPRDHVRATVRKLTENGQSVDLNVVLDKLMNDSDVQPPRGWFGR; encoded by the exons ATGAATACATCTCAGTTCATGGACAAGCAAATAATGGACTTAACTTTATCTTCTTCTTCACCTCCCCATAATTCCCACAAAGATTTCATCGATCTGATGAGTCACCCACAAAACGAAGATAATCACTATCAATTCTCTGGGTTTAGCGCTAGCAGTAACGGGGCTAGCAAGGTGGAGATGTTTACCGACTATGATTTCGAACCGATCAGACCCGTTTCAACCAGTCTTGATGCTGCTGGAGTTTTTAGTAATCCCAGGTCTTGGAGTTCGATCGATTCTAAAGCTAAG AATTATGGTTCTCTTGATTCCCTTGAACCTGCAAAAGGCATTTTGGACAAGGACCAAAGCGCCTTCGACACATCAATTTTGGCTGAGATCGATCGAACCATGAAGAAACATACCGATAATCTGATGCACATGATGGAAAAAGTAAGTGATCGGTTGACTCAGCTGGAGAGTAGAACTCGTCACCTCGAGAATTCTTTGGATGATTTGAAGGTGTCTGTAGTAAACAATCATGGCAGCACCGATAGGAAAATGAAACAGCTGGAAAATATTTTGACCGAG GTGCAAACCGGGGTTCATGATTTAAAAGAAAAGCAAGAGATAATGGAAGCTCAGTTGCAGCTTGCAAAGCTGCAGGTGAGCAAGGTAGACCAGCCATCTGAAACCCAGAATACTGTGCGGACAGAATCCGTTCAGCAAGTTGCATCTGCTCCTTTTCAATCTCACCAACAGCTTCCCCTGGCTGCCTCTTTCCCACAATCACTTCCTTCTGTTCCTCCTCCAGCTCTTCCCCAACCGAGTTTGCCACCACAGGTTCAGCATGCGAACCAGTTCCCTCAGAGCCATGTTCCTTCTGTTCCTCAGCAAGACCCTTACTATCCACCGCCTGGTCAAACTCAAGAGACTCCAAGTCAGCAATTTCCAATGCCACCTACTCAGCAACCACAGCTCCCTCCTGCAACACCACCTCATCAACCATATCAACCAGCACCTCCACCGCAATATTCTCAACCTCCGCAGCCCCTTCAACTCCAACCTTCTGTAGGCCACCATCCAGAAGAGGCACCTTACCCCCCTTCTCAGATCTATCCACCGAATCTGCGCCAGCCACCTTCTCAACCACCCAGTGGTGGTCCTTCTTCCTCTCAACAATATTATGGGGGTCCGCCCCAGTTGCGTGAGCCATCACCATCCAGCAGGCCTGGTCCAGGCTTTTCTACCGGATATATCCCACAATCTGGTCCAAGTGAACCCTATGCTTATGGTGGATCACCTTCACAATATGGCAGTGGCAACCCAATGAAAATGCAGCAACTCCCATCTTCTCCCATGGGACAAAATTCCGGAAGCGGTTACCCACAGCTTCCTACTGCTAAGATATTACCGCATGCATTGCCCACCGCTTCTGGGGTCAGTGGTGGATCCAGTCCTTCTGGACCTGGTAACAGGGTTCCCATTGATGATGTGATTGACAAAGTAACCACCATGGGATTCCCCAGAGATCATGTTAGAGCAACTGTTAGAAAGTTAACAGAGAATGGCCAGTCTGTTGACCTCAATGTGGTGTTGGATAAGCTAATGAATGATAGCGACGTACAGCCACCGCGAGGGTGGTTCGGCCGGTAA